In the genome of Dermacentor variabilis isolate Ectoservices chromosome 5, ASM5094787v1, whole genome shotgun sequence, one region contains:
- the LOC142582030 gene encoding uncharacterized protein LOC142582030, with the protein MKSATAALVLLLLLFSASVPVMARCPSNEGVFSDCAYTECSPGECAAIGLECCPKPCGGTWCVRGVLR; encoded by the exons ATGAAGTCCGCCACCGCTGCACTGGTGCTCCTGTTGTTACTGTTCTCGGCATCCGTTCCGGTCATGGCTCGGTGTCCCAGCAACGAAGGCGTCTTCAGTGACTGTGCCTACACCGAGTGCTCGCCGGGCGAGTGCGCCGCTATCGGCCTCGAATGTTGCCCGAAGCCTTGCGGTGGAACCTGGTGTGTCAGAG GTGTTCTGCGCTAG